In one Epinephelus moara isolate mb chromosome 6, YSFRI_EMoa_1.0, whole genome shotgun sequence genomic region, the following are encoded:
- the mdh2 gene encoding malate dehydrogenase, mitochondrial translates to MFARAVRPTVSLARSLSTSSQNNAKVAVLGASGGIGQPLSLLLKNSPLVSHLSLYDIAHTPGVAADLSHIETRAQVTGHMGPDQLDAALQGCEVVVIPAGVPRKPGMTRDDLFNTNATIVATLADACARNCPEAMICIIANPVNSTIPITSEVMKKHGVYNPNKVFGVTTLDIVRANAFVAELKGLDPARVNVPVIGGHAGKTIIPLISQCTPKVEFPADQLAALTGRIQEAGTEVVKAKAGAGSATLSMAYAGARFTFSVLDAMNGKEGVVECGYVRSEETECKYFSTPLLLGKNGIEKNLGLGKLSAFEEKLVADAMDELKGSIKKGEDFVANMK, encoded by the coding sequence ATGTTTGCCCGTGCAGTGAGACCTACCGTGAGCCTGGCTCGGAGCCTGTCCACCTCGTCGCAGAACAACGCCAAGGTGGCGGTGCTGGGAGCGTCGGGCGGTATAGGCCAGCCGCTATCACTGCTCCTCAAGAATAGCCCTCTGGTGAGTCACCTCTCCCTGTATGATATCGCGCACACCCCCGGGGTGGCTGCAGACCTCAGCCACATCGAGACAAGAGCCCAGGTGACCGGCCACATGGGCCCCGATCAGCtggatgctgctctgcagggctGCGAGGTCGTGGTTATCCCCGCCGGTGTACCCAGGAAACCCGGCATGACTCGTGATGATCTCTTCAACACCAACGCAACCATTGTCGCCACCTTGGCCGATGCCTGCGCCCGCAACTGCCCCGAGGCCATGATCTGCATCATTGCCAACCCTGTCAACTCCACCATCCCTATTACATCAGAGGTCATGAAGAAGCATGGCGTGTACAACCCCAACAAAGTGTTTGGTGTCACAACCCTGGACATTGTCAGAGCAAACGCCTTCGTTGCAGAGCTTAAAGGCCTTGACCCAGCTCGTGTCAACGTTCCAGTCATTGGAGGTCATGCTGGGAAGACCATCATCCCCCTCATTTCCCAGTGCACACCAAAAGTCGAGTTCCCTGCTGACCAGCTTGCAGCCCTGACTGGCAGGATCCAGGAGGCCGGCACAGAGGTGGTGAAAGCTAAGGCTGGAGCCGGATCTGCTACCCTCTCCATGGCTTATGCTGGTGCCCGCTTCACCTTCTCTGTCCTGGATGCCATGAATGGAAAGGAGGGTGTGGTGGAGTGCGGCTATGTCAGGTCAGAGGAGACAGAGTGCAAGTACTTCTCTACACCTCTTCTCCTGGGAAAGAACGGCATTGAGAAGAACCTTGGGCTGGGCAAGCTGTCCGCCTTTGAGGAGAAGCTGGTCGCTGACGCCATGGATGAGCTGAAGGGCTCCATCAAGAAGGGCGAGGATTTCGTGGCTAATATGAAGTGA
- the LOC126391367 gene encoding E3 ubiquitin-protein ligase rnf146-like produces MASCGEVDHSVSSLPSSKKGSNSGGGSGNSADSSCSGSSNSSPALSVPECAICLQSCVHPVQLPCHHVFCFLCVKGASWQSKRCALCRQEVPDDFLERPTLLSPEELKASAGGRGGAASDHAWYYEGRNGWWQYDERTSRELEDAFSKGKKTAEMLIAGFLYVADLENMVQYRRNEHGRRRKMKRDVLDIPKKGVAGLRLDTEGVTGAIGATGRENSADGADTTVAGVQQQVTGIPSTVTAPPAAARPPTSLGGQPGSSSSPTLEDALSQLQISPRPTPSHERSEAGEGEEEDDEEEASPSRSSDPHTSVDESGSGDWSDDEEEEDEEEEGGDGEHVEPWEGRPRRQRLNPEDRAPPGAESASPPSSSSSSGRSRMPDGQCTVTEV; encoded by the coding sequence ATGGCTAGTTGTGGGGAGGTAGACCACTCTGTTAGCTCGCTTCCATCCAGTAAGAAAGGCAGCAACAGCGGTGGTGGAAGTGGGAACAGTGCAGACTCCTCGTGTTCTGGCTCCAGCAACTCATCCCCAGCCCTGTCTGTACCGGAGTGTGCCATCTGTCTGCAGAGCTGCGTCCACCCAGTCCAACTGCCGTGCCATCACGtcttctgtttcctgtgtgtgaaGGGAGCGTCCTGGCAGAGCAAACGCTGTGCTCTCTGCAGACAGGAAGTACCGGATGACTTCCTTGAAAGGCCTACACTTCTCTCTCCGGAGGAGCTGAAAGCATCGGCGGGAGGGCGGGGCGGGGCAGCAAGTGATCACGCCTGGTATTATGAGGGCCGTAACGGTTGGTGGCAGTATGATGAGCGGACCAGCCGTGAGCTGGAGGACGCTTTCTCCAAGGGCAAGAAAACAGCTGAGATGTTGATTGCTGGTTTTTTGTATGTAGCCGACTTGGAGAACATGGTGCAGTACAGGCGCAATGAGCACGGTCGTAGACGCAAGATGAAGAGAGACGTTTTGGATATCCCCAAGAAGGGAGTGGCAGGACTGCGTTTGGATACTGAGGGTGTTACTGGGGCCATTGGGGCGACTGGTCGAGAAAACTCTGCTGATGGGGCTGACACCACAGTAGCAGGTGTACAGCAGCAGGTTACAGGTATCCCCTCTACTGTTACAGCCCCTCCAGCCGCTGCCAGACCTCCCACCTCTCTCGGTGGTCagcctggcagcagcagcagccccacTCTGGAGGATGCTCTCTCCCAGCTGCAAATCAGCCCCAGGCCCACACCTTCTCATGAGAGGTCTGAGGCtggggaaggagaggaagaagatgacGAAGAGGAGGCCTCACCCTCCAGGTCCTCTGACCCTCATACCTCTGTGGACGAGTCTGGCTCCGGAGACTGGAGtgatgatgaggaagaggaggatgaagaagaggagggaggagatggagagcaTGTGGAGCCTTGGGAGGGTAGGCCAAGAAGGCAAAGACTGAATCCAGAGGACAGAGCCCCTCCTGGTGCAGAGTCCGCCTCTCCCCCTTCTTCATCCAGTAGCAGTGGAAGGTCCAGAATGCCTGATGGCCAGTGTACAGTGACTGAAGTGTGA
- the echdc1 gene encoding ethylmalonyl-CoA decarboxylase, producing the protein MVLCAVRRQLLKRGSSCGDWAGLLQRWSRGCAYASVHSFNQEEIREKLRAFPGGSIDLLKQESGIAVLTINYPSRMNAFSGSMMLDLEEKVSQLESWTDGKGLIVQGAAGTFCSGSDLNAVRAISNPQDGMKMCMFMQNALTRLLRLPLISLALVEGRALGGGAELTTACDFRLMASGSVIQFVHKHMGLVPGWGGAARLVRIVGSQNALKLLGGALKVDPELGLQIGLADGVLEFPQAEEGAETLRQQAENWLTHYTKGPAPVIQAVKKVVLSGRELPLSEALRTEKDVFGTVWGGPANLQALASKSKHR; encoded by the exons atGGTGCTGTGTGCAGTGAGGCGACAACTCTTGAAGAGAGGCAGCAGTTGTGGAGACTGGGCCGG GCTGCTGCAGAGATGGAGCAGGGGTTGTGCGTATGCCAGCGTCCATAGCTTCAACCAGGAGGAGATCAGAGAGAAGCTGCGGGCCTTTCCTGGAGGCTCCATTGATCTGCTCAAACAGGAGTCTGGCATCGCTGTGCTGACCATCAACTACCCCTCCCGCATGAATGCCTTCTCTG GCAGTATGATGTTGGATCTGGAGGAGAAGGTGAGCCAGCTGGAGAGTTGGACAGACGGTAAAGGCCTCATTGTTCAGGGTGCTGCTGGAACTTTCTGCTCTGGATCGGACCTCAACGCTGTCAGGGCCATATCTAACCCACAG GATGGGATGAAGATGTGTATGTTCATGCAGAATGCTCTCACAAGACTTCTCAG GCTGCCTCTGATCTCTCTTGCTCTGGTGGAGGGGAGAGCGCTGGGAGGAGGTGCAGAGCTCACCACTGCCTGCGATTTCAG GTTAATGGCATCTGGCAGTGTGATCCAGTTTGTCCATAAACACATGGGCCTGGTCCCAGGCTGGGGAGGAGCTGCGCGACTCGTCCGCATCGTCGGAAGCCAGAATGCACTGAAGTTGCTTGGTGGTGCTCTTAAAGTGGATCCCGAACTTGGCCTGCAGATCGGACTGGCAGATGGAGTCCTGGAGTTCCCCCAGGCAGAGGAGGGTGCAGAGACTCTCAGACAGCAGGCTGAAAACTGGCTCACTCACTATACAAAAGGGCCTGCCCCGGTGATCCAGGCTGTGAAGAAGGTCGTGTTGTCAGGGAGAGAGCTCCCTCTGTCAGAGGCGCTGAGGACTGAGAAGGATGTATTTGGGACGGTGTGGGGCGGTCCGGCTAACCTGCAGGCTCTGGCCAGCAAGTCCAAACACAGATGA